A genomic window from Bacteroidia bacterium includes:
- a CDS encoding O-acetyl-ADP-ribose deacetylase: MGVDKRISLYLGDITTLEVDAIVNAANTTLLGGGGVDGAIHAKAGPRLLDECRTLGGCNTGDAKATSAYRLPSRFVIHTVGPVYRGGNNNEAQLLSSAYWRSLEVALEIGAKTIAFPAISTGVYAYPLEEATSIAITTVDKFLSEVAEDKIETVVFVSFDQKTHSIYEKMVS, from the coding sequence ATGGGTGTTGATAAAAGAATTAGCCTATATTTAGGTGATATTACCACGCTCGAAGTTGATGCCATAGTTAATGCTGCTAACACTACACTACTTGGTGGTGGAGGTGTTGATGGAGCAATCCATGCAAAAGCTGGACCTAGATTATTAGACGAGTGTAGAACCTTAGGAGGGTGTAACACAGGCGATGCTAAAGCAACTAGTGCTTATCGTTTGCCTAGTCGTTTTGTAATTCACACAGTGGGACCTGTTTATAGAGGGGGAAATAACAATGAGGCACAACTGCTTTCTAGTGCCTATTGGAGATCACTCGAGGTAGCTCTAGAAATAGGTGCTAAGACAATAGCTTTTCCTGCAATAAGCACTGGAGTTTATGCCTATCCCTTAGAAGAGGCCACTTCAATAGCTATTACTACTGTTGATAAATTCTTAAGTGAAGTAGCAGAAGATAAAATTGAGACTGTAGTATTTGTCTCCTTTGATCAAAAAACTCACTCTATTTACGAAAAAATGGTAAGTTAG